In one Yarrowia lipolytica chromosome 1A, complete sequence genomic region, the following are encoded:
- a CDS encoding uncharacterized protein (Compare to YALI0A18271g, no similarity) gives MNNDYPIYFEGAKRPAPDDRYIYDHTQTQVPLQPLPQQPLQQTPNVYPPFDPQQSLLFDPSINGQSLQDLYQDKPGLFDYPKPPSPPPAHSVSPPKVVKRRRCRAMEDSKTVNNWEDLSLKEGYKSFLSTAMKLNITTGVAWTSLDAALLDIWCFNQFVLKKWVEYRNKGTANGINYLCRHCKGYKIRIHMFPKELYNKCTVTQYSPHDPDCTAPRHPPVDMEASSKTVNKARENNTTAPPSKAKRPERLPRFSVLYPMYFFIYAVRDKEGKVVSTKTQEGAKVLKMAFYGKEVLDDDPGMNSRLDRSAGDIFHLYQKLGIRNSSEMFDLLIPLLVYLQYVNRDSYSSVLVSSPERGVYQIGHETPKEAFVLNPPVVRGPPKPYYHLDPKVRAYWESQMGPLHSDAELCRFYGCNPRTYQFKNTSVKDGEEMYEPTGGTPTLNLKNFQSWEEEKGKRANTQFDEDFFEKFLAESFSGDKEKHLNHVYSSRAGRLDETASETTIEESFDIARLQQVIESYLGNTSKTEDEKLTVEGLFCSTGSVKNYIFASKSVFVLASMRLNCLLDGSKYTLLSARMIDGDDVVLTVAFAIVQTDGYKHWKYFLSNMKECFSDYFLSHRAVTFMCTFNSALEQAASEVFPEAQLCVGPRDLCARVAEYIPVESRSDFNLKFWAAATDYNPDRVLTVYHQMLELLPSNNDPEYLELVRKLHELPCWTDAFAKQRKFGTVDLFCGLSVNDVRSLMTYPIFVFVFCAHRIVDASLMESKTTGEADPVDGDPLGNVLLPAPHARLMAIATCSKYYEVSAINGDTVAVHKMYIPPSQFGEFAQAHLEAFVVGSLTAAQLRRAGFIMQDSDFRVDLVERTCTCGLFQNAFMPCSHAYTAILAKGYSVFEFIGPHYYRHNCKLWLKQSDCTRAAFSTLMRGVLCCKRAIAERSQTKFQVPPWFEIRQRGRPKNAGKLLPSIEGFNISH, from the coding sequence ATGAACAACGACTATCCAATATATTTCGAAGGAGCCAAACGACCGGCTCCGGACGACCGCTACATCTACGACCACACGCAGACCCAGGTGCCGCTGCAACCACTCCCACAACAGCCGCTCCAGCAGACCCCTAACGTGTACCCGCCGTTCGACCCACAACAGTCGCTGCTCTTCGACCCCAGCATCAACGGCCAAAGCCTGCAGGACCTGTACCAGGACAAGCCAGGGCTGTTCGACTACCCCAAGCCGCCGTCGCCCCCACCGGCCCACTCGGTGTCGCCACCCAAGGTGGTCAAACGACGGCGATGTCGGGCCATGGAGGACTCCAAGACAGTCAACAACTGGGAAGACCTGTCGCTCAAAGAGGGCTACAAGTCGTTTCTCAGCACCGCCATGAAactcaacatcaccaccggCGTGGCGTGGACGTCGCTGGACGCGGCGCTGCTGGATATCTGGTGCTTCAATCAGTTTGTGCTCAAAAAATGGGTCGAATACAGAAACAAGGGCACCGCCAACGGAATCAACTACCTGTGCCGCCACTGCAAGGGCTACAAAATCCGCATCCACATGTTCCCCAAAGAACTCTACAATAAGTGCACCGTCACCCAGTACTCCCCACACGACCCGGACTGCACCGCCCCCCGCCATCCGCCGGTGGACATGGAAGCGAGCAGCAAGACCGTCAACAAGGCCCGCGAGAACAACACTACAGCCCCGCcctccaaggccaagcgCCCCGAACGCCTGCCGCGCTTCTCGGTGCTCTACCCAATGTACTTTTTCATATACGCAGTCAGAGACAAGGAAGGCAAGGTCGTCAGCACAAAAACCCAGGAGGGAGCAAAGGTGCTCAAAATGGCCTTCTACGGCAAAGAGGTGCTGGACGACGACCCCGGCATGAACTCCCGATTGGACAGATCCGCCGGCGACATTTTCCATCTCTACCAGAAACTGGGCATCCGAAACTCTTCCGAAATGTTCGACCTGCTCATTCCCCTGCTCGTCTATCTGCAGTACGTGAACCGcgactcgtactcctccGTCTTGGTCTCATCCCCCGAACGCGGAGTCTACCAGATTGGTCACGAGACCCCCAAAGAGGCGTTTGTGCTCAACCCACCAGTCGTGCGCGGGCCTCCCAAACCCTACTACCACCTGGACCCCAAGGTGCGAGCGTATTGGGAGAGCCAGATGGGCCCGTTGCATTCGGACGCGGAGCTGTGCCGCTTCTACGGCTGCAACCCGCGCACTTACCAGTTCAAAAACACGTCCGTAAAGGACGGCGAGGAAATGTACGAGCCCACGGGCGGCACTCCGACCCTCAATCTCAAAAACTTCCAGTCctgggaggaggaaaagggCAAGCGGGCCAACACGCAGTTTGACGAGGACTTCTTTGAAAAGTTTCTCGCCGAGTCTTTCTCAggcgacaaggagaagcatCTGAACCACGTCTACAGCTCGCGTGCGGGGAGACTGGACGAAACCGCGTCCGAAACAACCATTGAGGAGTCGTTCGACATTGCCAGACTACAACAAGTGATCGAGTCGTATCTCGGTAACACCAGTAAGacggaggacgagaagctgACGGTTGAGGGACTCTTTTGTTCGACGGGAAGCGTCAAAAACTACATTTTTGCGTCGAAATCCGTCTTTGTCTTGGCGTCTATGCGTCTCAATTGTCTGTTGGACGGCTCCAAGTACACACTCTTGTCTGCGCGAATGATCGACGGCGACGATGTCGTTCTCACGGTAGCGTTTGCTATTGTGCAGACCGACGGGTACAAGCACTGGAAGTATTTCCTGTCCAACATGAAGGAGTGTTTCAGTGACTATTTCCTGTCACATCGGGCGGTCACGTTCATGTGCACCTTCAACTCTGCACTGGAACAGGCTGCATCCGAGGTCTTTCCCGAGGCCCAGCTCTGTGTGGGTCCTCGAGATCTCTGTGCGCGGGTCGCAGAGTACATTCCCGTGGAGTCTCGGTCGGACTTCAACCTCAAGTTCTGGGCAGCGGCCACAGACTACAATCCCGACCGGGTGCTCACGGTGTACCATCAGATGCTCGAGTTGTTGCCCTCTAACAACGACCCCGAGTATCTGGAGTTGGTCCGCAAGCTGCACGAGCTGCCGTGCTGGACCGACGCGTTTGCCAAGCAGCGCAAGTTTGGCACTGTCGATCTCTTTTGCGGTCTGTCAGTCAACGATGTGCGCAGTCTCATGACGTATCCAATTTTCGTGTTTGTCTTCTGCGCACATAGAATCGTGGACGCTTCTCTGATGGAGAGCAAAACCACGGGCGAGGCCGATCCTGTGGATGGCGATCCACTGGGCAACGTTCTTCTGCCGGCGCCCCATGCGCGGCTCATGGCGATCGCCACGTGCTCAAAGTACTACGAGGTGTCGGCCATCAACGGAGACACGGTGGCCGTACACAAGATGTATATTCCGCCGTCGCAGTTTGGTGAGTTTGCACAGGCGCATCTGGAGGCGTTTGTGGTGGGCTCTTTGACGGCTGCGCAGCTGCGAAGAGCGGGCTTCATCATGCAGGACAGTGACTTTCGAGTCGACTTGGTGGAGCGAACCTGCACGTGCGGGCTGTTCCAAAACGCGTTCATGCCGTGTTCTCACGCCTACACAGCTATTCTGGCCAAGGGCTACTCGGTGTTTGAGTTCATTGGACCGCACTATTACCGGCACAATTGCAAGCTGTGGCTCAAGCAGAGTGATTGCACGCGGGCGGCCTTCTCGACCTTGATGCGAGGTGTGCTGTGTTGCAAGAGAGCCATTGCGGAGCGGTCTCAGACCAAGTTCCAGGTGCCTCCTTGGTTTGAGATTCGGCAGAGAGGACGGCCAAAGAATGCAGGCAAGTTGCTGCCGAGCATCGAGGGGTTCAACATCAGTCACTGA
- a CDS encoding uncharacterized protein (Compare to YALI0A18293g, similar to Saccharomyces cerevisiae SEN54 (YPL083C); ancestral locus Anc_8.559, weakly similar to uniprot|Q02825 Saccharomyces cerevisiae YPL083c SEN54 tRNA splicing endonuclease alpha subunit) translates to MEDDTIDLADEQQDWSFLDAISGTKTTSPHDNNQSLPKRGEKDFEQDDTDYQQKVLQSSLDAMYGALGGERRHNAKNHVRAVWFDELQKAQVDVARGPHFKTIGTSDSQGKVWLYPEETIYLLERGSMELFWPNGVQISLQGAYAVCAGKMGEDGIDKIHTYSHLKRAGFVVQRAYQQSPPSVSVSRDRPLGSSSFSLFSYSWIYRFNVHNIPFLWTHPRQLIFGVYNDRDQIYRDLQLVQAYRHGGPRMSLETAAENPFKVTYFVWKPRAADFKKSSPPPPDFKIVVVNTERQNMPTLEQTEQLFEEAVRRHENGDVLDQRHIMQKLKFGKREIILAMLDYGVINFVTLADVSFASNPLYEDKPKPRRNNGKTRGGAKKRGGKR, encoded by the coding sequence ATGGAAGACGACACCATAGATCTCGCCGACGAGCAGCAGGATTGGAGTTTTCTGGACGCGATCTCCGGCACCAAGACAACCTCTCCCCACGACAACAACCAGAGCTTGCCCAAACGCGGCGAAAAGGACTTTGAACAGGATGATACAGACTACCAGCAAAAGGTGCTCCAGAGCTCGCTAGACGCCATGTACGGCGCGCTGGGGGGCGAGAGACGACATAATGCCAAGAACCACGTGCGCGCCGTGTGGTTCGACGAGCTGCAAAAAGCACAGGTCGACGTGGCCCGTGGTCCTCATTTCAAGACGATCGGAACCTCGGATTCCCAGGGGAAGGTCTGGCTGTACCCGGAAGAGACCATTTACCTGCTTGAGCGAGGCAGCATGGAGCTGTTCTGGCCCAACGGAGTGCAAATCTCGCTGCAGGGAGCATACGCGGTCTGCGCGGGCAAAATGGGTGAAGATGGAATCGATAAGATCCACACTTATTCGCATCTGAAAAGAGCCGGTTTCGTGGTGCAAAGAGCATACCAACAGAGCCCGCCGTCGGTTTctgtatcacgtgaccgaccCCTGGGCTCCTCTTCGTTTTCCTTGTTTTCGTATTCGTGGATCTACAGGTTCAATGTTCACAACATCCCGTTTCTGTGGACCCATCCCAGACAGCTCATTTTCGGCGTGTATAACGACAGAGACCAGATCTACCGGGATCTACAGTTGGTTCAGGCCTATAGACATGGTGGACCTCGAATGAGTCTCGAAACTGCGGCAGAAAACCCCTTCAAGGTCACGTACTTTGTGTGGAAGCCCCGAGCGGCAGATTTCAAGAAAAGCAGCCCTCCTCCGCCGGATTTCAAGATTGTCGTTGTCAACACGGAGCGACAAAATATGCCCACGCTGGAGCAGACGGAACAGCTGTTTGAAGAAGCCGTGAGACGGCATGAGAATGGCGACGTGTTGGACCAGAGACATATCATGCAGAAGCTCAAGTTTGGCAAACGGGAGATCATTCTGGCCATGTTGGACTACGGAGTGATCAATTTCGTGACGCTGGCCGACGTTTCGTTTGCTTCAAATCCCCTTTATGAAGATAAACCCAAGCCGAGAAGGAATAATGGTAAAACGAGAGGTGGGGCGAAGAAGAGGGGTGGAAAGAGGTAG
- a CDS encoding uncharacterized protein (Compare to YALI0A18315g, similar to Saccharomyces cerevisiae SGF11 (YPL047W); ancestral locus Anc_8.496, no similarity), producing the protein MTTNGNDSQNSIGALGASILLSLVTPLTEEIAVGAFLKETRIRQTYGCGKAEVTGAQASGPSNTNKKKAADTKRVDLQSQRLLPAQIPGRDIFGRESAADSQYFECPKCMRKVAGARFCAHIERCLSGGGRSGRGSRAATSSNYSETASPAGSTSPDRVRTASPGVKRGKRQGTGGGEGMVKKRRLSDGDRKSTQVSKFLDRT; encoded by the coding sequence ATGACTACCAACGGCAACGACTCGCAAAACTCGATAGGAGCGCTGGGCGCCAGCATTCTGCTGAGTCTGGTGACCCCGCTGACCGAGGAAATCGCAGTCGGCGCGTTTTTGAAGGAAACCCGGATCCGACAGACGTACGGGTGTGGCAAGGCCGAGGTGACGGGGGCCCAGGCGTCGGGGCCttccaacaccaacaagaaAAAAGCGGCGGACACAAAACGGGTGGATCTGCAGAGCCAGCGGCTTTTGCCGGCCCAGATTCCGGGCAGAGACATTTTTGGGCGAGAATCGGCGGCCGATAGTCAGTACTTTGAGTGCCCCAAGTGTATGCGCAAGGTGGCCGGAGCCCGGTTCTGTGCTCATATCGAGCGGTGTTTGAGCGGTGGGGGGCGGAGTGGCCGGGGCTCTCGTGCCGCCACGTCATCCAACTACTCGGAAACCGCTTCTCCCGCCGGTTCCACAAGCCCAGATCGGGTGCGGACTGCTTCACCCGGGGTGAAGAGAGGAAAGAGACAGGGCAcgggaggaggagagggGATGGTGAAAAAGAGAAGATTGAGTGATGGAGACCGGAAGAGTACGCAGGTGAGCAAATTTTTGGACCGAACGTGA
- a CDS encoding uncharacterized protein (Compare to YALI0A18337g, similar to uniprot|Q12354 Saccharomyces cerevisiae YLR118c similarity to several esterases singleton, similar to Saccharomyces cerevisiae YLR118C; ancestral locus Anc_8.314), giving the protein MCGAQTNQTLHFRRYLSLAGGLSDPPPSQLSLFCPTKFMQRLSTRLASDHYHYSTLPLHLHSTTTPPTLHYTMPPYPAVRIPAKAAHTATVIFLHGLGDSGAGWMFLAEEARKAQRLNHVKFIFPEAPQQPVSLNFGMRMPSWYDIKELANVNAAQDQEGILESVGRLESLIKEETDAGVPANRIVIGGFSQGCAVSLATGCLTQTKLGGIVGLSGYVPIKDYILSQHNTTNQDTPMFLAHGTADQVIRFDYGKLSRDFIINELKFKNVDWHQYEGLTHSCGFEEISDILNWLEENIKE; this is encoded by the coding sequence ATGTGCGGTGCTCAAACCAACCAGACTCTCCATTTTCGGCGATATTTGTCCCTTGCTGGTGGTCTCTCGGACCCCCCCCCCTCTCAGTTATCACTCTTTTGCCCCACAAAGTTTATGCAGCGGTTGTCAACACGGTTAGCAAGTGACCACTATCATTACAGTACATTACCACTACAcctccactccaccaccactccacCTACACTACACTACACCATGCCTCCCTATCCAGCAGTACGAATCCCCGCCAAAGCGGCGCACACGGCCACGGTGATCTTTCTGCACGGGCTGGGCGACTCGGGAGCCGGATGGATGTTTCTGGCCGAAGAGGCCCGCAAAGCGCAGCGACTCAACCACGTCAAGTTCATCTTCCCTGAGGCGCCGCAGCAGCCCGTGTCGCTCAACTTCGGCATGCGGATGCCGTCGTGGTACGACATCAAGGAATTGGCCAACGTGAACGCGGCGCAGGACCAGGAGGGCATTCTGGAGAGCGTCGGGCGGCTGGAGAGCCTTATCAAGGAAGAGACGGACGCAGGCGTGCCGGCCAACCGAATTGTGATTGGAGGCTTTAGCCAGGGCTGCGCCGTGTCGCTGGCCACGGGGTGTCTGACCCAGACCAAGCTGGGCGGAATTGTGGGGCTGTCGGGCTACGTGCCCATCAAGGACTACATTCTGAGccaacacaacaccaccaaccagGACACGCCCATGTTTCTAGCCCACGGCACCGCCGACCAGGTGATCCGCTTTGACTACGGCAAGCTCTCGAGAGACTTCATCatcaacgagctcaagttcaagaacgTTGACTGGCACCAGTACGAGGGCCTCACCCATTCGTGCGGCTTTGAGGAGATTTCCGACATTCTCAACTGGCTCGAGGAAAACATCAAGGAGTAA
- a CDS encoding uncharacterized protein (Compare to YALI0A18359g, similar to Saccharomyces cerevisiae YPL066W; ancestral locus Anc_8.530, similar to uniprot|Q7SC90 Neurospora crassa NCU08511.1 hypothetical protein): MFPIDVSINGPPNEDIVFGFPGIAASWPRLEGSVEIRSKDGSLQKISLVSIALYRTDTIHAPSSKPGINAPKKEQSFLIGQEQSLFQTSAGRASETVVAMDLPFIYEMPTNRPLPASISLGKNSVETTYKIFVTVTYGSNQIMHTSHPIRIKRYDTLSTFGSFKVPVVKKVQSADHLVDVDYTYPVSSFGPLDPIQVYIKVAANPDIGSKSKRVKLVKVSIQVVEVITYNPEGDEPVEKRRKVVKNTKQVDQKLARDFKFELSMDYPQYEPKDKDSIVAKERQDVPTIAMSGFTAKSSLYKVEYLLVIKAKFSGAKDIESEEKITVSPFGHATCMSFMASIGKCVEQAKRVDKKSKPPVRLYRETDAGALWFLGVPPWAVKT; the protein is encoded by the coding sequence ATGTTTCCTATAGACGTGTCCATCAACGGACCTCCAAACGAGGACATTGTGTTCGGGTTCCCGGGCATTGCGGCGTCATGGCCACGATTGGAAGGGTCGGTGGAGATCCGGTCCAAGGACGGCTCGTTGCAGAAGATTTCGCTCGTGTCGATAGCTCTGTACCGAACCGACACGATCCACGCGCCGTCGTCCAAGCCCGGAATCAACGCGCCCAAAAAAGAGCAGTCGTTTCTAATTGGCCAGGAGCAATCGCTGTTTCAGACATCGGCCGGGCGCGCCAGCGAAACCGTCGTCGCCATGGACCTTCCGTTCATCTACGAGATGCCCACCAACCGGCCGTTGCCAGCCAGCATTTCGCTGGGCAAAAACAGCGTCGAAACTACCTACAAGATCTTTGTCACCGTCACATACGGGTCTAACCAGATCATGCACACGTCTCACCCCATTCGAATCAAGCGATACGACACGCTGTCGACTTTTGGCAGCTTCAAGGTACCGGTGGTCAAAAAGGTGCAGTCGGCAGATCACCTAGTTGATGTCGACTACACCTATCCCGTGTCATCGTTTGGACCGCTGGACCCCATTCAGGTGTACATCAAGGTCGCCGCCAACCCCGATATCGGCAGCAAGTCCAAAAGAGTcaagctggtcaaggtCAGCATCCAGGTTGTGGAGGTGATCACATACAACCCCGAGGGAGACGAGCCGGTGGAAAAGAGACGCAAGGTGGTGAAAAACACCAAGCAGGTGGACCAGAAGCTGGCACGGGACTTCAAGTTTGAGCTCTCCATGGACTATCCTCAATATGAgcccaaggacaaggactcCATTGTTGCCAAGGAGCGACAGGATGTGCCCACGATAGCCATGAGCGGCTTTACCGCCAAGTCGTCGCTCTACAAGGTCGAGTATTTGCTGGTgatcaaggccaagttTTCCGGAGCCAAGGATATCGAGTcggaggagaagatcacTGTGTCCCCGTTTGGGCATGCTACCTGTATGAGTTTCATGGCAAGTATCGGCAAGTGTGTGGAGCAGGCAAAGAGGGTCGATAAGAAGAGCAAGCCGCCGGTGAGGCTGTATAGAGAGACCGATGCGGGGGCCTTGTGGTTTTTGGGGGTTCCTCCGTGGGCTGTAAAGACATGA
- a CDS encoding uncharacterized protein (Compare to YALI0A18381g, weakly similar to uniprot|P48059 Homo sapiens PINCH protein (Particularly interesting new Cys-His protein)) codes for MSIPTHKTFSESQKVYIPPKWHRDKLGGKSPSVEESGYRDFRVNAAEVAIEKEMILREYNRNKPPAAGAGGLVTNPGAGDDLDHIPVLKPGQVEHQGFMGNKNDMSSVNNDMNRYSHHGSHNSPTYADFENTARNFTHSEDSFPEYHLPRQTYPVEELGIPLADDGSDDEYRHSGYDSRTGYDDHKSTLPPSGYDHGHGGHIIHPRETPRDTYTSDYNRDYNRDYNRDYNRDFDHVTYDDHVTYDDHVTYDDHVTRHVPVDIVPVAHSYEQMDRSMERTMENRGMSRSPAASHMMSQSPGLDHMSRSPNPMSMSRSPGHVSMGRSPGAGYMAHMDRSTSPNPVMPRSPVPADYRSVSPHLGYETRSMSPKPGYDITSGSGFASEYRSQSPIPDYVSPSRSRVPHVMRAPAPPINTSFDLSSDDEYSPIQSSSPSFRPPLSPQLALSSDDEEMMTIGEIKSAMAREEAALPTVGELRSNHSSRSGTPTHSAHSGSQNGSVSSTSYNGPVSDFRTRGSVSSVSTTSSSRSSTPVSASTPTSRANRTWANTSRFSLAERRDSMRQERPSSRMSEKSHDESVYSSSRDLNSSSFSFKDRLNTSNGLSSSTSSISTFGYDSVGSNVSRGSFRYDMCAARPGSRVSCYDEDFGNVTVETVREESERSFQEGDMSHDQIRDLRMTAFPHSRDYTRDPSRPDVLDDPSINLPTGDPHKLRDPQSPTHDSTHVKSLPHHVTPCAPPQPSYMSQSVSSTRPRCIVCDDHVAMNERIVQTESLSGSRDIYHLRCFRCCICDSSLEHMEHYIDPHSDMLFCHVDYHETFSPKCAQCSSCIEGDYVQAMGKTYHVDHFFCAQCGKPFQEGQQHHIIEGHAYCSPCYDVKTAEKCWRCSHVFNVNDPIIEVLDRLWCEACYSCEECGVGLKEEFTLTNEGVVLCEKCQVKKVKRYAWQ; via the coding sequence ATGTCAATTCCGACCCACAAGACGTTTTCCGAGTCGCAAAAGGTGTACATTCCGCCCAAGTGGCACCGCGACAAACTAGGGGGAAAAAGCCCGTCGGTTGAAGAGTCGGGATACCGCGATTTCAGAGTCAACGCCGCAGAAGTGGCGATCGAAAAAGAGATGATTCTGAGAGAATACAACCGAAACAAACCGCCCGCGGCCGGTGCGGGAGGTCTCGTGACCAACCCTGGCGCCGGCGATGATCTCGATCACATTCCTGTTTTGAAGCCGGGTCAGGTTGAGCATCAAGGGTTCATGGGCAACAAGAACGACATGAGCAGTGTCAACAACGACATGAACCGTTACAGTCACCATGGCAGCCACAATTCACCTACCTACGCGGACTTTGAAAATACCGCGCGCAATTTCACCCACTCTGAAGACTCCTTTCCAGAGTACCATCTACCTCGACAGACCTACccggtggaggagttgggCATCCCTTTGGCAGACGACGGCAGTGATGATGAGTACAGACACTCCGGTTATGACTCAAGAACCGGTTATGACGACCACAAATCGACCCTCCCCCCATCTGGCTATGATCATGGTCATGGAGGACATATCATTCATCCTAGAGAAACTCCACGTGATACATACACTAGCGACTACAACAGAGACTACAACAGAGACTACAACAGAGACTACAACAGAGATTtcgaccacgtgacttacgacgaccacgtgacttacgacgaccacgtgacatatgacgaccacgtgaccagacATGTCCCCGTGGACATTGTACCGGTGGCTCATTCCTATGAGCAAATGGACAGGAGCATGGAGAGAACTATGGAGAACAGGGGCATGTCGAGATCGCCTGCTGCCAGCCACATGATGTCTCAATCACCCGGCCTCGATCACATGTCCCGGTCTCCTAACCCAATGAGCATGTCTAGATCCCCTGGCCACGTGAGCATGGGCAGATCTCCTGGGGCTGGTTACATGGCTCATATGGACAGATCGACATCTCCTAACCCTGTCATGCCTCGGTCTCCGGTTCCGGCTGACTATCGATCTGTTTCTCCTCACCTTGGTTACGAAACCAGATCAATGTCTCCTAAACCTGGCTATGATATTACGTCTGGGTCTGGATTTGCATCTGAATATCGGTCTCAATCCCCCATCCCCGATTACGTCAGTCCCTCGAGATCGCGTGTTCCTCACGTGATGAGGGCACCTGCCCCCCCCATCAACACCTCCTTCGACTTGTCTtctgacgacgagtacTCTCCTATTCAATCTTCGTCCCCCAGTTTCAGACCTCCGTTGTCTCCTCAGTTGGCGCTATCttctgacgacgaggagatgatgacgatTGGAGAGATCAAGTCTGCCATGGCTAGAGAGGAGGCTGCACTACCGACTGTTGGAGAACTGAGAAGCAACCATTCCAGCAGATCTGGTACGCCAACTCACAGTGCTCACAGTGGTTCTCAAAATGGTTCTGTCTCCAGCACTTCCTACAACGGTCCTGTATCTGACTTTAGAACCAGAGGAAGTGTCAGTTCGGTGAgcaccacctcctccagtcGAAGCTCCACTCCAGTTTCAGCTTCCACTCCTACCTCTCGAGCTAACCGAACCTGGGCCAACACTTCTAGATTTAGTCTGGCCGAGAGAAGAGACTCTATGAGACAGGAGCGCCCCAGTTCCAGAATGTCTGAGAAAAGCCACGATGAGAGTGTCTACAGCAGTTCTAGAGActtgaactcctccagTTTCTCCTTTAAAGATCGACTAAACACTTCCAACGGGCTcagctcgtccacctcctcaattTCCACCTTTGGCTACGACTCCGTGGGCTCCAATGTGTCACGTGGCTCGTTCAGATACGACATGTGTGCTGCTCGACCCGGGTCACGTGTCAGTTGTTACGATGAGGATTTTGGCAATGTCACAGTGGAGACtgtgagagaagagagcgAGAGGTCGTTCCAGGAGGGTGACATGTCACACGATCAGATCCGTGATTTAAGGATGACGGCTTTCCCccactcacgtgattacACACGTGACCCGTCCCGACCGGACGTGCTCGACGACCCCAGCATCAACCTCCCCACAGGAGACCCCCACAAGTTGCGTGACCCCCAGAGCCCCACCCACGACTCGACTCACGTGAAGAGTCTGcctcatcacgtgaccccatGCGCGCCTCCGCAGCCCTCATACATGTCTCAGTCCGTGTCTAGCACCCGGCCTAGATGCATTGTGTGCGATGATCACGTGGCCATGAACGAGCGAATCGTGCAGACCGAATCCTTGTCgggctcacgtgacatttACCATTTGCGGTGTTTCCGGTGTTGTATCTGTGACTCTTCTCTTGAGCATATGGAGCATTACATTGATCCTCATTCAGACATGTTATTTTGTCACGTGGACTATCACGAGACTTTTAGTCCCAAGTGTGCTCAATGCAGTTCGTGTATTGAGGGCGATTATGTGCAGGCTATGGGAAAAACGTATCACGTGGACCATTTCTTCTGTGCTCAGTGTGGTAAGCCGTTTCAGGagggccagcagcatcatATCATTGAGGGCCATGCCTATTGCAGTCCATGCTATGATGTGAAGACGGCCGAAAAGTGTTGGCGATGCAGTCACGTGTTTAATGTCAATGATCCGATAATTGAGGTTTTGGATCGTCTTTGGTGTGAGGCCTGTTACTCGTGTGAGGAGTGTGGAGTTGGtttgaaggaggagtttaCATTGACCAATGAGGGTGTTGTTTTATGTGAAAAGTGCCaggtgaagaaggtgaAGCGGTATGCCTGGCAGTGA